gcaaattaaaagtaattgaatatccacaatatttcgaacactaatATATATTgtagatattcaattacttttaatttgtatatattacatgagccatggaatttaggagttatggaatggttgatgaaaaacaaatataaggttttaattggcaaaaatactaattaattgtattataataaataagaaaatacagtcaaacctctatataggaatacacttgggaccgggctatttgtataacaattgagagattattactaaatagagtttggtataataaaatttcttaacacataaaattttaaatttttaacaatAGTCAAGAACTCTCTAATTATTCTTATtcaaaaaatatttatgtaaatttatttgaatataaaaacattaatggaacaaattaaatatttagaactTTAGGTTTTcaatggccctgtttgggaattagcttaGAGCAGCTTTAGGAAAAGGATTGATCTGTAAATATACAAAATATAAAAGGTGTATCTAACcattagaaaataaagaatGTGTTGTATCCAATTCTAGATGGTATCCAAATTTGGATACTGATCACAATGGTGGACCCataaaatcctttttttagatgtattttctttttatatttttttatatattttctttttacaaTTTCTATGGTtttttaaaagtaaattaaaatgtaaataaaaagactATAATCATATGACGTGATTTTAGTGAttggtttaaaattttattttgaagttttatCAAATGTATGAATTTTTTCATCTctcattttaaaaattaatttcataGCATTTAATGTTattgaataatttattaaatattttttggttactaatttattaaatattaataacacaaaaattaaagaagtaaaaaataaaatattataacgTGTGGGgtctattaaaataaaaaaaatagtatccAACCATTAGAGGGGTTTTCTAAAAAGAGTGTTTTAATATGGAGAGTGTTTTGTAATAGTGTAAAATGATGATGTGTTAATGATTGGAGTATCCAACCATTAGGGATGCtcttagctgttagctgattacattagctgtttgtgtagacctgtttggtaaaaattagctgattgataatagcggtttgtgcaaaaagacaaataagggcattaattttgacgcaggagaagagggagtcaatctattagggttaaagaagtccattaattttaatattgcaaaacgctaatcgaaaaagctccttttaagagttttttctaaattagcgttttcatcccaaaactctctcccaaacctctctccaccaaacactccaattagcagtttcagtggtcaaatctctaaagttggtcaaaactgctctttttatcccaaaacgctctttaccaaacagggccaatatatagataattggaagagttttatgggaaaaatataaacacaatgagaatactaaatatttataatttcaagttgcaGCTTGAGTTTCCAACTCAtaaataatttcaatagttttttttaatattttataatttagtttgaattcttaatatatatatacataaaaatatataattattactatatagagacatagtttctaaaggtgggacttgaaaagcgtataacaaataacgtttgggaggttattcctatttataattagcccaagttgggaccgagttttttttataacaaaatagaggttattcctatatagaatattcctatatagaggttttactgtagaactaaataaaaagataacatataaaattaataggaaaagaatataatatgattaatttaattgtgtcgtttagcttaaattgtatatattttgtaaacgttaagcttaaattcgtattattttgtaaacgttaagcctatattagtgctattttgtacgtgaggcctaaattgatgctatatggtaaacgttaagcctaaattgatactatattgtaaacgttaagcctatattggtgctattttgaacattaagcctaaattggtacttccccaaaaatcttaggcctattttagtaccttatcccgATGTAACTTCTTTGGTTGCATGCCAAGGATATAAAtataaaggcttaatatatcaccagttccctcaacttgtccataatagtagattggctttctgaactttgcaagtgtctcatcagctccctaaacttgcttatttcgtatcatcaGCTCTCTAAATTTatccataaaaattgattagctccctgaactttgcaagtgtctcaccagctccctaaacttgcttattttgtaacaaCAAAATAcgaaaaccataatactaattCGGATTAagttgcaaaaatacccctaacattttcggccaggagtaattttacccctatcatctaaaatggtgcaattttacccataacattggaagccaagagcaattttacccctaacattgataaattgggttaatttgagaaataattcatcaaactgtcttctcggtcatgaatcttgccatctacacttcacacgtgcgtcattttattagtaacaaatcacaaacatatgtgaaaaaaataaaaaaaaaaatacttggcttttgtacgaattggacaaaaaaattcaaaaaattcaccaaatttataaatttgctcttggctactaatgttagaggtaaaattgtatcattttagacgttaggggtaaaaatactcctgacccaaaatattaGCGGTATTTTTACATCTCAATTCGAAttagtattatgatttttgtatttaattgttacgaaataagtaagtttaatcTGTCCATCAGAATACTGAGCAATCAACCCTACCCTACACGTAAGGCCATAACCCCAAATTTGGGATCGTAATTAATTTTTACCACGTCGTTTGGAGGAAGACATCATACTTTTGTAGGGCCAAGGGAAATTGTTCGAGTCTCAGAGGAGATGCGACAAAACATTGTCAATAGGCATTGAAGTTACCTCGTGAATGAATCCTGAACACGGGCCAGCTACACTGATGAATCAATCCACACCTTGTCATGGAGCCACTTGTTGCATCTGAACCATATCCATCATAGCGACACTGTCAGAGGCAGCGGTTCATCTGGCTATAGCCACGTCTGTATGTCGACATGCCAACTGATTTCCACACGTCCTGAGCAGTCATACACTAAGCAAAAACAAGAAAAGGAGTTCCGGATTGGTTAGAGAAAACTAAGCAGGTCGTGTCGGTACTAATATCGCGTTTTTGTAGTGTGGTTAGACACGGTTGTGACCCAATTGTCAATTTGTACGAGAAATGTGAGATTTTCGCTGGGCATTTTTAATTTCCAGATTCGTTCGTTGGACAAAGTCTCGTCTGGGGCTCTCCGAGTTATCATTCACGGTCCGTCGTCTTTCCTCGGCAAGATAGTACACATTTTTCACTGTAAATTGTCCTATTTTGACGGTCCCTGATAAACCTCATCCTTTGGGCAcctaggggtgtgcatcggttcggtttaaaccgcataccgaaccgaaccgagtgAATTCGGTTTTTCAGTTCGGTTTTTTAACTATTCGGTTCGgcatcggttttaattttaagtgtatTTCGTTATTCGGTTCAGTTCGATttgacagaaaatgtaaaaaaaccaaaccgcaccgaattacacatattttacatttatatatatatatatatatatatatatatacacatatattttttttttttgataaaaatatacacatatatatttaatcatacaagtttaaatttttttaattattgttgagataataatcCATAGATATATAttggaaatatttcaatttttattgttgttgaggtaaatttaatgagaaaatatagtgatttttatttgttatttgttatttttaacttaattcggtttgttcggtttaaaccgaactgaaccgtatatttcggttcggttttaatttggttttacctattattcggttcggtgtcggtgtgaattattttgatcatttcggtattcggtttttTTCAGCTCATTGACCATTAATGGCTTCGGTAAATGCAGGAAGAGCAGCGACTTTTTGCAATTCAGCATAAGAACCTAATTACCAGTTCAAATGTTGAATCGACTCCTATCTCCAACCCTCCATGTTAGCCCTTTCTTAACTAGGTCTCGTGCTTCCCATACTCCCCTCGAGAAGAAGCTCGGGTTGGTACATACCGATGTTGTTAAGAAATCTGAGTTGTAGTAGTATTTCGCCTTTAGAACCCGTGATCATAGTGAATCCGGTCTTGTCATCTGACGCTAACATTGTTTAGCCATTAAAGCCAAATTAAACGATTGAAGCCATCAGAAACTAAGGCCCCTGTTATCTTTTGACTGACATACCGCATCCCAACATAACCAATGCATGACTTTCTTACCTTCCTTCCCGCCCCACAAAAATCGGTTAATAAGTCCATGTAGTTCAAGAGAAAAGGAAACAGGTAAAAAGAAACATGATATAATATACTGCGGGATTGATTGTACCACTGTCTTAATTAATATCTCTTTGCCACCCGTCGACAGAAGTTGTTCTTCCCATCCTTTAAGCCTCCGTTGAATTCGTTCCTTTACTCCAGCAAAGATCTCTTTCTTAGAGCGACCAATAATCGTTGGCAGGCTTAAGTATTTAGGAAATGCCCTTGTTTCCTACACATTTAGCAGCACATATAGCTCCAATCGTCTTGAGGTGGGTACTCCAGAACTAAAGTAAATTTCTGATTTCTCATAATTAACCACCTTGCCAGAGGTTTGTCCATATTTAGTCAAAATTGATTTGGTAGCTCCAAGCTCCCTTCAATTAGCTCGACCAAATATCATGGaatcatctgcaaaaaaaaaaaaaaaaagatgagagaTGTAGGGACTCAACCGACTCACATTGATGCCGTGTAAACTGCTAGTGTCAATATTCGTTGAAAACGCTTCggcataaataaaaaataagtagGGGAAATAAGATCCTCTTGTCTAAGCCCTCTAGAGGGTTACACTAACCCTTTCGGCTGACCATTTATCAAGAAAGACATTGATGCTGTAGATACACACATCACAATCAATTTCACAAAATGATCCGGGAAACCTATCTTCTCCATAATCCTGCGACGAAAACTCCACTTAATTCAGTTATGGGCTTGCTCATATCTAGATTGAGTGCAAAATTACCCTTCACTCCTTCCAATCTAGTTTTCATGTTATGGAAAGCCCTCAAAAGCTATAATTGCATTATTAGTAATAAGGCGGCCCAGTACAAAGACAGATTGGGTATCATGAATTAAGTCAGACAGTACCAGCTGAAGCCTATTAGCTAACACCTTAGAAATTACCTTGTACAACACGCTACATAGTGTGATCCGACTGAGATTGTTCATGACAACTTGGTTTTTTACCTTAAGAATCAATGCAATTAAGGTATGATTTAAATTTTCAGGCATTATTCCAATACTAAGAATATTCAGAGTGAAAGACACTACCTCATCTCCAATAATACCTCAGTAAGACCTATAGAGGAGAGAAGACATACCATCGGGCCCCAGGGCTTCAGTTGGATTTGTGTATTGTTGAGTGTTACTTTTTACTAGGATTTTCCGTTTAAGTACAATCAGGCTCCATATTCcacatttatattaatatatacaaTATGAATATTAAACGAGTCGTATTAgacaaattaattatataaattatattttcgtGTTAGAAATTAATAGTCTTACTTAATAAAtgtagaaaaaccaactcataaAATATCTTACCTATTAACTAGTCATCGCCTAAAAGGGCAAGGAGTTTACATACAAAACTCAACAACTTATAAATACAAGATATAATTCCTCTAAAGTAGGGATGAAAATCAATAGTCGCTAATGAGCCACTCGATGTAGACTCAATAGAAATTCGACCATTTTCAGTTCGATTTATAAATGAAAATGCGACATTAAAACTCGATTCGTAAACAAACTGAGTTTGAGCATAGAAAAACTCGGCTCAAAAGCTCACAAGCAGGTTTAGTTATAGGTTTGTGAACAAGTTCGATTGTAATGTCCATGGTAAACAAATTCGATTTTAATGTTTATAAACAGACTCATGAATAAACTTTGTttgattatttttaaatataatatttttttgaagagaaaaatgtaaaactaCATAATTTTGTTTAACTTTAGTTTTATAGGTATTAAAAATGGATTAATTACGCTTATGATCCTATATCAAGAATGAAACATTAATGTCACACAACTTAATTTGCTAACATCAAAATCGTTGAACTTTACAttctcttctatttattttttctagATTTTAACAACACCGAAAAGAAGGCGTGACGAATTTTTGCAAatggattaaaaaataataataattttgtggtttgaattttttattattttttaatctatatataaaaaCTTGACTTATTTGACTTATGTGTCATGTAAAGTCTTTACAATGACTAATATTGCCAAAATATGAGTAAAAAAGACTACATGAaaaattaaatgtaaaattttatgattttgatgTTAAGAAATGAAATTGTGGTAAAACTTTATGATTTTGATGTTAAGAAATTAAATTTTGTGCATTAGCATTTCATTCTTAATACTTAAAGAACCATGGATGTAACTAATCTTTTTAAAACTACGTAACATATATGAgtataattaatgagttgttcacAAACTGGAACAAAATTCGTAAAGAAATAAAGGAATTGCTCACGAGCAGCTCAAGATCAAAAAAATTTCTCAACAAGCCAAACTTTTCATGAACATAATTAACGAACTGCTTCTGAACAAAACTCGTGAACAGATAAACGAACAACTAGCGAtcaaataattttcttaatgagcCGAACTCGAGCTTGAACGGGTTGTTGAGCATGAAGAGATAATTATGGAAATGCCAATAATTCTAGTAGTTACTGCAATAGCAAAACGTGGAAATCATACTTAATTCAGAGAACATGGAAGAAATAACAGAAAATCAGATAAAATTCCAAACAGATAAGACTTCAAAGCCATTTTCACTACTTAATGCTATATCTCATTTGAATGTCTGAAAGTATTCACTGTCCTATTTATAGAACAAAAcatcaaacaagaaaaaaagaaggaatCTCCCCAAGAAGAAATACCGGTGAGCACAGTTGGCGATGAAACAAAGGTCTACTGCTGGTTTTGGGAATGTGGCGGAGGACCTGGCGGTAGCGGTGGAGGCATACCCGATTGATTTCCAGACTGCAATAAGCAACCagttaattaaattttgatcATCTTCCACACAGATTATGTTTAAATGAGAGTAGATATTAATTATTTCTGCACATATAACGGGACTATGCTAGCGCGTATGCTTATTCTACAATGAGATTAAAACAAGGGATTCGGTCAGCACGAGCGAAGGATGAGCATAGTTTGTAGCTTCTTACCACTCCTAAGCAGCAGCCTGTCTGATGAAACCTAGGTCTATTGTGGGTTTTGGGAATGTGGCGGAGGACCTCGGGGTAGTGGTGGAGGCATACCCGATTGGTTTCCGGACTGCAATAAGCAACCAGTTAATTCTCTCGAAATTTCAATCATCTTCCACatggatgtttagaagttccaTTTAACGAGCCAACCATTGGCTCCAGATCAAATGAGAGTAGAAATTAATTATTTCTGGACATATATGCATGGGGTAAACACAAACAAGATTATGCTTAGCAAGTATGATTAATGTACAACGAGATGAAAACAAGGGATTCGGTCGGCACGAGAAAAAGGAGAAAATAGTTTGTAGTTTGTTTCCACTCCTAAGCAGCAGTCTGTCTGATGAAACCAAGGTCTATTGTGGGTTTTGGGAATGTGGCGGACCTCAGGGTAGCAGAAGAGGCATACCCGATTTGTTTCCAGACCGCAATACGCAACCAGTTAACCCCTTCGAAATTTTGAAAGCTCGATCATCTTCCGCACAGATTCATGTTTAAAAGTTCAAATTAATGAGCCAACCATTGGCTCCAGACCTAGAAAGCACCGACACTTCTAGGAGGTTAACATATGAGGACACTTACCCACACTCCAAAACAAGTGTCCCCTCTTTCTTTTATATGGGGACACTGCTTCTGAGTTAATTGAGTAGAATATAgggatttttttaataattttataaaacagAGGGGTTGatatataaaagaataaaacaaaaccctaattaaaaaaaaaaaagaaatggaaaTCTAAAGGAAAAAATATAGCAGCCACCCCTTTTTTGGTAGTTTAAATCGTTTGAagtattaaatgtatatataaaatttggCATGTCCCCGCGtctcatattttttaaatatgcCATTTGCCACACCCGTATGAGTACCCGTGCCGGTGCTTCCTAGCTCCAGACCAAATGCAATTAGATAATGATTATTTCTGGACATATATGCATGGACTAACATGAACAGGACTATCCTGAGTAAGTATGATTAATCTACAATGAGCCTTGCAACGAGTTAAGACAACAAACACATTTCTATCTTTACCTGGTAGGGATTAAATCCTTGCATCATCGGCATCTGTCCGCCTTGTGGCCGGTTAAATGGACCCCCTTGCTGAAACATTTGGCCCCCAGGTCCACTTGATGGGCCTTGCATATTTGGCAAACCATTGGGAAAACCCCCAACTGGAGGGCCACCACTTGGATTCATTCCCATAAAATGTCCTTGTGGCATCGGAGGTACCATTTGATTCATTTGACCTTGCATTCCCTAGAAATAAAAGAAGGCAATTATTTTACGCGCAAAAAATACAATTCGTCGAGTTCTTTCAAATATCAATAGCTTTCAACAACAGGAAGCAGTTAGATAATATCAAGATATCATATTAAGATCAATGGTTACTATTAATATACATTCATGGCCCTTGAATACTAACATAATGGTCCCTAAATTTCATTTCTTGATATTAAAATCCGAACCTTACTATAACATTAAATCCAACTCAACaaaaattcattaaaaaaattaacgaAATGTTGATGGTAAAATAGGtatttgaccataatttttggtgatatggataaaaaaaaagaaaaaaagagttAATGATGTAGTTAAACTTTTTTGGGTCATCatcttggttttttttttttacggatTTGTCGATTTGGACTTCAACGTTACAGTAATGTTACGGTTCAAGGATTTTACGTCAAAGAATGAAGTTTAGGGGCCATAATGTTAGTAGAGCTATAGTTCAAGGACCATAGATATATTTTAAAGCCATGAAACAACCTCAAAAACTAGACCAATAGGAGTTGTGAAACCCTCCTGCCTGCAGAATCAAAAGGACAGAATTTGATGAAATGtcaataaaataactaaaaataaCTACATCATACCATTGGACCTGGCATTGGCATCGGATGTGATGAAGATGTTTGCATTGGCGAAGGCATACCATGAGGCATTTGTGGAGGGCGAGATAGGTGAGGATGAGAGAGCAGAGGTAAATGTGAAGGTGGCTGTAGCTGCTGCATATTTGGAGGTCCCATAGGCATAGGGGGCATTTGTTGCGGGTGTCCCTGGTGTTGCTGCTGCATTTGTTGAGGATTTTGTTGGTATCCCTGCTGCTGATTACCAGCAAGAAGAGATGGATGTGGCCcaggaggaagaggaggagcTCCTAGAGGCATAGACATTGGATGAGGCTTCTGGTCCCCCTGAGCTACATCAAGAGACGGAATTGATAAAGGCATTGCCGCTCCGACCCCAGGAATGGTTCCTTCATTTCGAGTCAGTCCAGGAGGAAATGCTCCAGGAGTTGTTGGAGGTTCAAGCACAGGGAAATTACCCGGCAAGCGACCACCAAGAGCAGGATTTTGTTCACCATAACCTGATACAGAGATTAAAACTTAGAAAACTAAACTCGATGTTAAGATTCAAATCCAACACAGCTGCAGTGAATATACACTAGCTTGAAGATCtattaaaaatctataaaaaaaatatctatattttatataaacatACAACAGCTTCCCTGCAGGTCTACTAGTCCTACCTTGGTTCTGACCCATAAATTTATCACGAGCAGTGTCTCCTGGCCTATTTCTACACCAAAACTTTGTTGTATGATCATTGCTACCACTGCAAATCGTATTAGAAAAGTCAAGTATGAAGAAGTCACAGAAGCTTATTTAGAAATTAGATAAAACACAGCAACAAGTAATCCATAAATTACAGGTTAAATCTTTGCTAGCAGTCCCGTATCATAACCTCACAATTTAGGCTACACAAAGTTCTTAACATGCATGTGAACCTATAGGCTATGACGTCTAAAATATATCTATTATGCCTTAATTTAAGGGtttatataaaaacaaaaagaaaatatttctGAACCTTTATGGATCGTACCAAGAGAAATGGTTTATCAACTAAATCATGCAGTCACATGAACCAAGCATCTGGTCTAATGGGCTCCTTTGACAATTCTTTTTTATTCTTAAATTCATAAGAGAGAAAGGACATAAGAATATTGTAAGGCCCCGTTTCTTTCAAGAAAAATATTCATCCGGaaatattttcattattttctaatTCTTGGGGCTTAAGAAAATAAGTTACAGTCAAAGAAAACAACTTCACCTTCTAAAGACAGGATGATATTTTCCCACCAATTAATTAAAGCAAAAGATAATGAGTTTGAATTATTTTCCAACCCTTGGATTAAAATATAACTTATTTTTCACATTTCGGATAAACAGAAAATATTTTCTAAGGTTAATTATTTTGGGTGAAACAAATGAATCCTAAATAAACAAAAAGACCAAAAACACTTGGGGTTGGTCATTGGTACCATAACTATGTTAGTTCTACCTAGATCTAACTCTAAGTAGATTTTTGTATGAGTAGTCCAGGCACCCTAATAAACCATCATGGACTACAAAAGATGATCACTAATAATAAAGCCTTTTACCTGCAAAGAAGGTATCCAATGGGATGCCATGCAAGATCCCACACACTATTATCATGAGCATTGGAAACTTCAGTCTGGGGAGTTTCATGCCTGCACATACAAATTCAAGATTATTAGAAAGATTCTCTTCTTTGTATTATGCTCCATGTGTCAAACAAAAAGTGAGATACAGGAAAAACACCGAGGTATAACTTAATTAACACATAATATAATCAAAACACCAGAATGAAggaataaacaatttaactatGAAAATAATGCTCAGGACGGAAAAGAAACTCACCCAACAATCCAATGGAAAATGGACCCATCAAAACTGCCACTAACAAAGTACTCTTCATGAAATGGATGCCAAGCCAAAGCTAGAAAAGGGCCAAAGAATATATAACTTGCATGTCATGTAAGACAAATAATACAACATTAGATTGAAAAGCAAAACAAACCACTGCTTTTTGCAAGCAAGGTTCATTTTCAGAAAGTTATATATCCTTGTTTAAGTATTAAACCTTTCGAGTTtaccattatttttaaaatattcaaTATGCAAATTTATATCACTAACCTGTCACATCCTTACGGTGTCCTCGGAAAGATTCAAGCTCCTTCATAGCCCTAATATCATAAAGCTGGAAAAGAAATGCACATTGAACAAAATGGGAAGAGGAAAAGATATAATCTCGAAAGATCTCCCAAGAAAAATTGCAAACCTTGACAATTTGATCCTTCCCAGCAGTTAGCACCCAGTTACCATTCTGATTCCATTTAACACAAAGCACAGTATTTTTGTGACCATGACTGAAAAACATATGAACAGCTTGTCAGAGTAATATAGAGTTTGTGTAATAGCTGTTCAGTTGCCTTTGATTTTAAGCAAAAGTGCCACCTGTTCATATGTCTTTTGCTCAAAAGTCATCTACACCAGATTTTGGCATTTTTATATTGGATATATTTG
The window above is part of the Euphorbia lathyris chromosome 3, ddEupLath1.1, whole genome shotgun sequence genome. Proteins encoded here:
- the LOC136223935 gene encoding flowering time control protein FY isoform X1, which produces MMYGDQQMQQPGGEFLRGPPPPPPQMIRQPSASSTTLNSQDYHQPSAPGPPPPNFDAHGDNFGAKRMRKLTQRRAVDYTTTVVRYMQTRLWQRDSRDRTILQPTPAAAIDMLPTTAYSDNPSTSFAAKFVHTSLNKNRCSINQVLWTPNGRRLITGSQSGEFTLWNGQSFNFEMILQAHDQAIRSMVWSHNDNWMVSGDDGGAIKYWQTNMNNVKANKSAHKESVRDLSFCRTDLKFCSCSDDTTVKVWDFARCQEERSLTGHGWDVKSVDWHPTKSLLVSGGKDNLVKLWDAKSGRELCSFHGHKNTVLCVKWNQNGNWVLTAGKDQIVKLYDIRAMKELESFRGHRKDVTALAWHPFHEEYFVSGSFDGSIFHWIVGHETPQTEVSNAHDNSVWDLAWHPIGYLLCSGSNDHTTKFWCRNRPGDTARDKFMGQNQGYGEQNPALGGRLPGNFPVLEPPTTPGAFPPGLTRNEGTIPGVGAAMPLSIPSLDVAQGDQKPHPMSMPLGAPPLPPGPHPSLLAGNQQQGYQQNPQQMQQQHQGHPQQMPPMPMGPPNMQQLQPPSHLPLLSHPHLSRPPQMPHGMPSPMQTSSSHPMPMPGPMGMQGQMNQMVPPMPQGHFMGMNPSGGPPVGGFPNGLPNMQGPSSGPGGQMFQQGGPFNRPQGGQMPMMQGFNPYQSGNQSGMPPPLPPGPPPHSQNQQ
- the LOC136223935 gene encoding flowering time control protein FY isoform X2, producing MMYGDQQMQQPGGEFLRGPPPPPPQMIRQPSASSTTLNSQDYHQPSAPGPPPPNFDAHGDNFGAKRMRKLTQRRAVDYTTTVVRYMQTRLWQRDSRDRTILQPTPAAAIDMLPTTAYSDNPSTSFAAKFVHTSLNKNRCSINQVLWTPNGRRLITGSQSGEFTLWNGQSFNFEMILQAHDQAIRSMVWSHNDNWMVSGDDGGAIKYWQTNMNNVKANKSAHKESVRDLSFCRTDLKFCSCSDDTTVKVWDFARCQEERSLTGHGWDVKSVDWHPTKSLLVSGGKDNLVKLWDAKSGRELCSFHGHKNTVLCVKWNQNGNWVLTAGKDQIVKLYDIRAMKELESFRGHRKDVTALAWHPFHEEYFVSGSFDGSIFHWIVGHETPQTEVSNAHDNSVWDLAWHPIGYLLCSGSNDHTTKFWCRNRPGDTARDKFMGQNQGYGEQNPALGGRLPGNFPVLEPPTTPGAFPPGLTRNEGTIPGVGAAMPLSIPSLDVAQGDQKPHPMSMPLGAPPLPPGPHPSLLAGNQQQGYQQNPQQMQQQHQGHPQQMPPMPMGPPNMQQLQPPSHLPLLSHPHLSRPPQMPHGMPSPMQTSSSHPMPMPGPMGMQGQMNQMVPPMPQGHFMGMNPSGGPPVGGFPNGLPNMQGPSSGPGGQMFQQGGPFNRPQGGQMPMMQGFNPYQSGNQSGMPPPLPRGPPPHSQNPQ